Proteins found in one Rhinolophus ferrumequinum isolate MPI-CBG mRhiFer1 chromosome 9, mRhiFer1_v1.p, whole genome shotgun sequence genomic segment:
- the NCDN gene encoding neurochondrin isoform X2, with translation MASDCEPALNQAEGRNPTLERYLGALREAKNDSEQFAALLLVTKAVKAGDIDAKTRRRIFDAVGFTFPNRLLTTKEAPDGCPDHVLRALGVALLACFCSDPELAAHPQVLNKIPILSTFLTTRGDPDDAARRSMIDDTYQCLTAVAGTPRGPRHLIAGGTVSALCQAYLGHGYGFDQALALLVGLLAAAETQCWKEAEPDLLAVLRGLSEDFQKAEDASKFELCQLLPIFLPPTTVPSECLRDLQAGLARILGSKLSSWQRNPALKLAARLAHACGSDWIPAGSSGSKFLALLVNLACVEVRLALEETGTEVKEDVVTACYALMELGIQECTRCEQSLLKEPQKVQLVSIMKEAIGAVIHYLQQVGPEKQKEPFVFASVRILGAWLAEETSSLRKEVCQLLPFLVRYAKTLYEEAEEANDLSQQVATLAISPTTPGPTWPGDALRLLLPGWCHLTVEDGPREILIKEGAPSLLCKYFLQQWELTSPGHDTSVLPDSVEIGLQTCCHIFLNLVVTAPGLIKRDACFTSLMNTLMTSLPALVQQQGRLLLAANVATLGLLMARLLSTSPALQGTPASRGFFAAAILFLSQSHVARATPGSDQAVLALSPDYEGIWADLQELWFLGMQAFTGCVPLLPWLAPAALRSRWPQELLQLLGSVSPNSVKPEMVAAYQGVLVELARANRLCREAMRLQAGEETASHYRMAALEQCLSEP, from the exons GTGACCAAGGCAGTCAAAGCAGGTGACATCGATGCCAAAACTCGGCGACGGATCTTCGATGCTGTAGGTTTCACATTCCCCAATCGTCTCCTGACCACCAAGGAGGCACCTGATGGCTGCCCCGACCACGTTCTCCGAGCCCTGGGTGTGGCGCTGCTGGCCTGCTTCTGCAGTGACCCTGAACTGGCCGCCCACCCCCAGGTCCTGAACAAGATCCCCATCCTTAGTACCTTCCTCACAACCCGGGGGGACCCTGATGATGCTGCCCGCCGTTCCATGATCGATGACACCTACCAGTGCCTGACAGCTGTGGCAGGCACACCCCGTGGGCCCCGGCACCTCATTGCTGGTGGCACCGTGTCTGCCCTGTGTCAGGCATACCTGGGGCATGGCTATGGCTTTGACCAGGCCCTGGCACTCCTGGTGGGGCTGCTGGCTGCTGCCGAGACACAGTGCTGGAAGGAGGCAGAGCCTGACCTGCTGGCCGTGTTGCGGGGCCTCAGTGAAGATTTCCAGAAAGCTGAGGATGCCAGCAAGTTTGAGCTCTGCCAGCTGCTGCCCATCTTTCTGCCCCCGACAACCGTGCCCTCTGAATGCCTCCGGGATCTGCAGGCTGGGCTGGCACGCATCCTGGGCAGCAAGCTGAGCTCCTGGCAGCGCAACCCCGCACTAAAGCTGGCAGCCCGCCTGGCGCACGCCTGTGGCTCCGACTGGATCCCAGCGGGCAGCTCCGGGAGCAAGTTCCTGGCCCTGCTGGTGAATCTGGCGTGCGTGGAGGTACGGCTGGCACTGGAGGAGACAGGCACAGAGGTGAAAGAAGATGTGGTGACTGCCTGCTATGCCCTCATGGAGTTGGGAATCCAGGAATGCACCCGCTGTGAGCAGTCACTGCTTAAGGAGCCACAGAAGGTGCAGCTCGTGAGCATCATGAAGGAGGCCATCGGAGCTGTGATCCATTACCTGCAGCAG GTGGGGCCAGAAAAGCAGAAGGAGCCCTTTGTGTTTGCTTCGGTGCGGATCCTGGGTGCCTGGCTGGCTGAGGAGACCTCATCTCTGCGCAAAGAGGTCTGCCAGCTGCTGCCCTTCCTCGTCCGCTATGCCAAGACCCTCTAcgaggaggcagaggaagccaATGACCTCTCTCAGCAGGTGGCTACCCTGGCCatctcccccaccaccccagggCCTACCTGGCCAGGGGATGCTCTCCG GCTCCTTCTGCCAGGCTGGTGCCACCTGACAGTCGAAGATGGGCCCCGGGAGATCCTGATCAAAGAGGGGGCCCCCTCACTTCTTTGCAAGTATTTCCTGCAGCAGTGGGAACTCACATCCCCCGGCCATGACACCTCAGTGCTGCCCGACAGTGTGGAGATCGGCCTGCAGACCTGCTGCCACATCTTCCTCAACCTCGTGGTCACTGCACCAGGGCTGATCAA GCGAGATGCCTGCTTCACGTCTCTTATGAACACCCTGATGACGTCACTGCCCGCACTAGTGCAGCAGCAGGGGAGGCTGCTTCTGGCTGCCAACGTGGCCACCCTGGGCCTCCTCATGGCCCGGCTCCTTAGCACCTCTCCAG CTCTTCAGGGAACACCAGCATCCAGAGGTTTCTTCGCGGCCGCCATCCTCTTCCTATCACAGTCCCACGTGGCACGGGCCACGCCTGGCTCAGACCAGGCAGTGCTGGCCCTGTCCCCTGACTACGAGGGCATCTGGGCTGATCTGCAGGAGCTCTGGTTCCTGGGCATGCAGGCCTTCACGGGCTGCGTGCCACTGCTGCCCTGGCTGGCCCCCGCTGCCTTGCGCTCCCGCTGGCCACAGGAGCTGCTCCAGCTGCTAGGCAGTGTCAGTCCCAACTCCGTCAAACCGGAGATGGTAGCCGCCTATCAGGGTGTCCTGGTTGAGTTGGCACGGGCCAACCGGCTGTGCCGGGAAGCCATGAGGCTGCAGGCAGGTGAGGAGACAGCCAGCCACTATCGGATGGCCGCCCTGGAGCAATGCCTGTCGGAGCCCTGA
- the NCDN gene encoding neurochondrin isoform X1: MSCCDLAAAGQLGKAGIMASDCEPALNQAEGRNPTLERYLGALREAKNDSEQFAALLLVTKAVKAGDIDAKTRRRIFDAVGFTFPNRLLTTKEAPDGCPDHVLRALGVALLACFCSDPELAAHPQVLNKIPILSTFLTTRGDPDDAARRSMIDDTYQCLTAVAGTPRGPRHLIAGGTVSALCQAYLGHGYGFDQALALLVGLLAAAETQCWKEAEPDLLAVLRGLSEDFQKAEDASKFELCQLLPIFLPPTTVPSECLRDLQAGLARILGSKLSSWQRNPALKLAARLAHACGSDWIPAGSSGSKFLALLVNLACVEVRLALEETGTEVKEDVVTACYALMELGIQECTRCEQSLLKEPQKVQLVSIMKEAIGAVIHYLQQVGPEKQKEPFVFASVRILGAWLAEETSSLRKEVCQLLPFLVRYAKTLYEEAEEANDLSQQVATLAISPTTPGPTWPGDALRLLLPGWCHLTVEDGPREILIKEGAPSLLCKYFLQQWELTSPGHDTSVLPDSVEIGLQTCCHIFLNLVVTAPGLIKRDACFTSLMNTLMTSLPALVQQQGRLLLAANVATLGLLMARLLSTSPALQGTPASRGFFAAAILFLSQSHVARATPGSDQAVLALSPDYEGIWADLQELWFLGMQAFTGCVPLLPWLAPAALRSRWPQELLQLLGSVSPNSVKPEMVAAYQGVLVELARANRLCREAMRLQAGEETASHYRMAALEQCLSEP, from the exons GTGACCAAGGCAGTCAAAGCAGGTGACATCGATGCCAAAACTCGGCGACGGATCTTCGATGCTGTAGGTTTCACATTCCCCAATCGTCTCCTGACCACCAAGGAGGCACCTGATGGCTGCCCCGACCACGTTCTCCGAGCCCTGGGTGTGGCGCTGCTGGCCTGCTTCTGCAGTGACCCTGAACTGGCCGCCCACCCCCAGGTCCTGAACAAGATCCCCATCCTTAGTACCTTCCTCACAACCCGGGGGGACCCTGATGATGCTGCCCGCCGTTCCATGATCGATGACACCTACCAGTGCCTGACAGCTGTGGCAGGCACACCCCGTGGGCCCCGGCACCTCATTGCTGGTGGCACCGTGTCTGCCCTGTGTCAGGCATACCTGGGGCATGGCTATGGCTTTGACCAGGCCCTGGCACTCCTGGTGGGGCTGCTGGCTGCTGCCGAGACACAGTGCTGGAAGGAGGCAGAGCCTGACCTGCTGGCCGTGTTGCGGGGCCTCAGTGAAGATTTCCAGAAAGCTGAGGATGCCAGCAAGTTTGAGCTCTGCCAGCTGCTGCCCATCTTTCTGCCCCCGACAACCGTGCCCTCTGAATGCCTCCGGGATCTGCAGGCTGGGCTGGCACGCATCCTGGGCAGCAAGCTGAGCTCCTGGCAGCGCAACCCCGCACTAAAGCTGGCAGCCCGCCTGGCGCACGCCTGTGGCTCCGACTGGATCCCAGCGGGCAGCTCCGGGAGCAAGTTCCTGGCCCTGCTGGTGAATCTGGCGTGCGTGGAGGTACGGCTGGCACTGGAGGAGACAGGCACAGAGGTGAAAGAAGATGTGGTGACTGCCTGCTATGCCCTCATGGAGTTGGGAATCCAGGAATGCACCCGCTGTGAGCAGTCACTGCTTAAGGAGCCACAGAAGGTGCAGCTCGTGAGCATCATGAAGGAGGCCATCGGAGCTGTGATCCATTACCTGCAGCAG GTGGGGCCAGAAAAGCAGAAGGAGCCCTTTGTGTTTGCTTCGGTGCGGATCCTGGGTGCCTGGCTGGCTGAGGAGACCTCATCTCTGCGCAAAGAGGTCTGCCAGCTGCTGCCCTTCCTCGTCCGCTATGCCAAGACCCTCTAcgaggaggcagaggaagccaATGACCTCTCTCAGCAGGTGGCTACCCTGGCCatctcccccaccaccccagggCCTACCTGGCCAGGGGATGCTCTCCG GCTCCTTCTGCCAGGCTGGTGCCACCTGACAGTCGAAGATGGGCCCCGGGAGATCCTGATCAAAGAGGGGGCCCCCTCACTTCTTTGCAAGTATTTCCTGCAGCAGTGGGAACTCACATCCCCCGGCCATGACACCTCAGTGCTGCCCGACAGTGTGGAGATCGGCCTGCAGACCTGCTGCCACATCTTCCTCAACCTCGTGGTCACTGCACCAGGGCTGATCAA GCGAGATGCCTGCTTCACGTCTCTTATGAACACCCTGATGACGTCACTGCCCGCACTAGTGCAGCAGCAGGGGAGGCTGCTTCTGGCTGCCAACGTGGCCACCCTGGGCCTCCTCATGGCCCGGCTCCTTAGCACCTCTCCAG CTCTTCAGGGAACACCAGCATCCAGAGGTTTCTTCGCGGCCGCCATCCTCTTCCTATCACAGTCCCACGTGGCACGGGCCACGCCTGGCTCAGACCAGGCAGTGCTGGCCCTGTCCCCTGACTACGAGGGCATCTGGGCTGATCTGCAGGAGCTCTGGTTCCTGGGCATGCAGGCCTTCACGGGCTGCGTGCCACTGCTGCCCTGGCTGGCCCCCGCTGCCTTGCGCTCCCGCTGGCCACAGGAGCTGCTCCAGCTGCTAGGCAGTGTCAGTCCCAACTCCGTCAAACCGGAGATGGTAGCCGCCTATCAGGGTGTCCTGGTTGAGTTGGCACGGGCCAACCGGCTGTGCCGGGAAGCCATGAGGCTGCAGGCAGGTGAGGAGACAGCCAGCCACTATCGGATGGCCGCCCTGGAGCAATGCCTGTCGGAGCCCTGA